CGCTGGCAACCAGCGTACCATGTGTGGCTGAGCTAACAGCACCTGCAAttatcaataacaatattatcacTGTTTGTTAtgtactatctatctatcgtatggttagtggtcaacctaatgtcaaagttgttcaagccgcccgaaaggcctttgacatgacttaacgactgttatcttaaagaTCGTTAACGCTATGAGCACCTAAAAATGTATCGCCTTTTATGTACTGTTTTATTGCTTGGTTGAGTCTGTAGAGAATCTGTAGAACGATTTTCTACCAATCGAAATTCCAAAacgagaaatgttgtataaaaaccCGTTGCAGTGCCTTTAGCGGTATTTattattgcagtacattttaagtttcaaacgctcgatactcgatagtactgactgtagagaacgttactgtagcgcaattccgtataatctgtactgtcgagtatcgagagtttgacatttagaatgtactgccaaaatgtttcctacgacacccgctagaggcgctgatcagattttcatacaaaatgtctcgatgacaagctggttgtcggtagtcgatagtagtagagaatcgagctattggTATCAAGGTATGTCAGATTGTTCTGACAAATTCGATagttcatattaatttataggTCAACGTTGGATTTCCATAATGTTATTCAATATAGACAAAATAATTACCTCGAAGTTGTGTACGGGTACTTCTTTGCCTGCATGAGGTATGTAAGCAGCACGACTTTTGATAGCCAACTTTCCTGGCACAAAGTCTCCGCTGTGATGTGCTCTTATCACCCAGATCGGGCTGCCGTCCCAGCCTTCCTTGCCCGCGACGAAAGCTTTGTGCGACAGAGCCACGGCCGTGGATGGAGTTGCATCAGCCCAGTCGATAGTCTCTGTAAAATATAATCGCTAATAAAATTTCTCGCTCTaacaactgtatttttttaagattttttttgtcgGTGGCAAGTTTTGAAAACGGAAGGTATGTCAATGCAAAAAGCTTGCAATTTGTTGTCTACTAAGTATTCGGTTTTTAGTCTCAGTAGTTAACAAATTGCAGTTCTACAAGCTGGTACTTGGTTTTTTCCAATCATAGGTTCAGAAAGGGTACGAAAATGTACTACCTAAATAATAGCTAAAGGCCAGTTCTAATAGTAAGTAGGTGTTTAAAGACAaagtaattttatctaaaagttACCATGGCCTGTCAGAATTTTAGAGACACACTGATCCACCTCGAACCAGGTCTTTGCCAGCTGCTCTCGAAGTGCGGGGAATAGCGGCCGAGGGCGACTGTGATAACTGTTGTCTACTGTGGTAACTGTTGTCGTATCTGCCATATTGAATCTCATATCAAGGAAAATAATAGCTTTACTTCCTATGCTGGGTTATAGTTACATTAAGGACCAAATTATAAGGAGccgtttgtatttttataacctgGGCGCCCCGGCTTAAATTCtggattttgtttaatttgcacaatacaagtacataatattgtatcgAATTTATAGCCTACGATTGGTGCGATGAATTTTTTAAAATctaacttttttgtttctatcCAATTGGCAAAATTATCTCCAAATGACTCAAGgactataaataagtatttcttaTTAACTGCATTATTATTGACTTATATTTACCTATAGGAGGACCTTGGACGACTTGCACAGGGTCTACTGGTGGTTGCTGATAGATATAGTTGGTGACGTATGTTGGCTGTGGTGGCTGGACGGGCTCTGGTTGCGGCGGCGGAGGGGGGTACACCGGCATCATGACAGGAGCGGGCACGTATGCGAAGCCCGGGGCTCCAGGGGGAGGATACCCGTAGTACGGAGGAGGGGGGCCATTCGGAGGAgctagaattaaaaaatatctttggtTATGCGTTTTGAATAATTATCTTATTATGTGATTAATCTGAAGCCATTTCATTCAACTTTTTCGTTGCTTTAAACTgccaatttaaaagaaaaatacagctgaaaagtaattagttttaaatatacttcaTGTTTcggtacatttttttaaacatgcaGGAATTTGATGAAGATTGGATAGaagtgtatttataataatacttacataaaatcagTCGTTACAGTTTTCAGGGTCAGACATGAAAATACAGGGTCAATTCGAAGAAAGTCgaattttactttactttgcAAAATAACACTTAGAACGTAGGTATCTCTTATCCTAATGCAGTGAAAGTTTCATATAAGTACCTTTAGCCGTATTAAGTACTAGAAGGACAATTAGGTAATGTAGAATTCGACTTCCTTTGgtatgatttaataaaaaaacattatattaaattaactttaatagTACAGGTggtataaataatttcttatagTAACATTATGTCCTCGCTTCATTAAAATATGctcgtataataaatattaaaactaagaaTATTATGTCATTACATAACTCATTAGGGTAAAAAAGctatataagtaatataaaaataacttatttactaagatataaaatttaacttaatatatgTAATTGAAATATCAACGAGCAAAACATTTCGGTGGTATCCAAAAATTTTTATAAGGtaactaacatttaaaaatcttttgatctatataaaaatctgttaaaaattTCAATACAACTGAcagcaatattatatttaaaagccACTTTTAAGTGTCATGTCATGTACACATACCTATCTACCTAAGTGTAAATACatatgtggtgaacctaaactccacctaaactccttctactctatggtagatgccatatattaatgatataacgatttggcattctctgtcaataaatatatcaaacacgtaatgctcgtattttattaatacataatattggcgacgaggaaaaactgaacctaaatggaaaagctacgtaaaaaacggagcaccctacgtgggatgctcaccagactcgatacctacatcgagcagagggcgacgatgtctgacgaggacatcaccgctcgctccgcagccttgaaggacaccataacagcactgcgagagttacaagagaagatagaaaacaaaaccatagatgataacgatgaaacagcgtatttacacgaacaaaattacggctacgaattcgaa
This DNA window, taken from Anticarsia gemmatalis isolate Benzon Research Colony breed Stoneville strain chromosome 11, ilAntGemm2 primary, whole genome shotgun sequence, encodes the following:
- the LOC142976643 gene encoding uncharacterized protein LOC142976643 isoform X2 is translated as MSAPPNGPPPPYYGYPPPGAPGFAYVPAPVMMPVYPPPPPQPEPVQPPQPTYVTNYIYQQPPVDPVQVVQGPPIETIDWADATPSTAVALSHKAFVAGKEGWDGSPIWVIRAHHSGDFVPGKLAIKSRAAYIPHAGKEVPVHNFEVLLAQPHMVRWLPASNGQVPVGAIPAGNTHSGEPLYIARVQHQRSVTPGKVHPSHGCCYISFGGSEISYKSYEVLCKIVG
- the LOC142976643 gene encoding uncharacterized protein LOC142976643 isoform X1: MSAPPNGPPPPYYGYPPPGAPGFAYVPAPVMMPVYPPPPPQPEPVQPPQPTYVTNYIYQQPPVDPVQVVQGPPIDTTTVTTVDNSYHSRPRPLFPALREQLAKTWFEVDQCVSKILTGHETIDWADATPSTAVALSHKAFVAGKEGWDGSPIWVIRAHHSGDFVPGKLAIKSRAAYIPHAGKEVPVHNFEVLLAQPHMVRWLPASNGQVPVGAIPAGNTHSGEPLYIARVQHQRSVTPGKVHPSHGCCYISFGGSEISYKSYEVLCKIVG